taatataaaggtTAACATGTATTGCAAGTGCCTGaaaattttaccctttttgtACTATTATCATTCCCTTGCATTGATAAGTAACACATTTGTATGGTTATTTGGCAGTGTGGAAATTTGAAAGTGGGAAGGACTCAGTGTTGGAAGTAACAAGAGAGGAATATGGTAATTGCAGCACCTCTAACCCAATCAAAGAGTACAGTGATGGGAATACTAAGGTGATGCTAGAACGTCCTGGGCCATTCTACTTCATTAGTGGAGCAAAGGGGCACTGTGAGAAGGGCCAAAAGTTGGTTGTGGTTGTCATTTCTCCAAAGCACACATTCCGTGCAATTTCTCCGGCACCTTCTCCGGCGGAGTTTGAGGCTCCAGCTGTTGCTCCTACTAGTACTGCTACAACCTTGCAAGTTGCTGTTCTAACCTCAACTCTCCCAGTGTTCGCCATGACTTTGATGGTCACGTTCTTTTAATTTCTGGCTTAATTCTTTTGTAGCgaatatatcatatatcattcttttattacattcatatttctttttctcttcactgTCTCATGCGATATAAATCATTTTCGTATAAATTATCTCCAGTGATATTACTAATCCAAAATTATCAATGTAATGTAACATCTAATTCAACAGAGCAGCTGCCTAAACCCTTTTCATATGAAAAGTTTTGGCATCTTTTCCCATTAAAATGCTTCTTTCAATATGCTGATTCTTTTAAAACCTGATTGtcaaaaattttatcattttttaaaaatatttaataaaaaattaaattatatttcatttcattcaaGACATGTTTGGTACCTAACCTCtctactgttttttttttcctaaaaattggataaatcttgaaaaacttttcaaaaattgtgacaCAATAACAACTCACTTCAGACACTTTCAGAACTACATCAAATATATCATCAATTATAATCATCAGCTCCGATAAAAACTGGTTCCTTAAATTTGGAACCCAAGCAAGTGGAAAAGCTCAGACAGTGAGTAGCCTATCAAAAATTGAGACATGTACATTGTTGATCTGCTAATCCAACAGACAAAATGTCCGATAAAAACTGACATTAATCGAAGCTAACCAAAACTGAAATGTTGATGATACATTAATTTAACAAGATTCTGTCGCTAAGAAGATAGGAAAAGCAAAAACGCCTACGGACACAGCTCCACTTGTTCACGCACACTGgaaataaaattccaaaagaaTATCTCAGACAGAATAAATGGAATAAAAAGCGTTCACAAGAAACAACCAGCATAATCAAGGTAATATTCAGCAGTTCTTTGTTCCATGCATTTAAATTGACATTATCAATAAGGACAAACTAACTTGTTCAAGCTTTTCTACCAAAGGCCTCAGTTATTTTTGCCAATGAATTGTAACTGATCTAAAACGTTCTCGTATAGCagattcacattttttttttttgcattgaaGACATATATTATTGAATGAGATTTAAATTACacatcaatcacaaattatattcaaactttttagtctaaatcctaaaccaactggattcaaaattttcataaacttacAAGACACTATTGTCTTCTGCACAATGAGCTCCAACAGTAGGGGCTCAAGAATACATGGGTGAGTTGCTTGAGTGAAAAGCACTCAACACACcacatatttatattgattcagAGACAATTACATTTAAGTGTAATAAAGAGAAGTTAATATAATTCCCTAACTGATGCATGAATTGAACAAACACTTATCCTAGAGTTTATGTGCCAACTATAGGACCCATTTCCAACGCTCTTCAAGCCAGATGAGCATATAAGTTGAATGCCACAAGCAAGGAACAGATATATTGAGTTTGTGGACACTTGGATGTTTTCAAGATATGTCCATCATGCTCTGCAGCAGTCCAGCAGCCTTGTCAGAGTTGTCAATATTTGAGGCAGGATGCGTAACAGGTTGGTCTCTGGAATTTTAGTGTTTTGCCTCAAACAAGGAGGGGCTTTAGAGGGAGTTCACAATGGTGTGAGTAACACCAGTGGATGGCGATGATGTGCCTAGGCCCTATGAAAGACTGACTTCGATGTGGACTCTAAAACATGGCTAATGTTTATACAGTCAACATTACAAAAAATCCAATTAAGAAATAAGATTTACACAATTTACATTGTAGAAACAAATTTGCCAAGTCTTACAGTTTCATATACTAATAATGATCCCACAATAGAGTACTAAGAAACATATCTATTAATAGTTAAACACTAGTTAAGTCCCAGGATACATGtctaacaaaaaaagaaattcaagcCTTGCAATATCTATACTacaatttgataatatttttatttctttttactttttatgatAGCATTGTTTAGGACATGCTTAGCGTACAAAAGGTGTCAGCTTACCTTCTTTGCTCAAGCTTGACTAGGGGTGTCGGACACATCGAAGGCATACAATAAGTGATGTTTAGAAAGTGTTGAACATGTTGACATGTTCAATATCTCTCATGGTGGTAGATAAAGTCGGAGATGTGCCCAAAAGATAGAGCAGAGTGGATCCAACCTGTTCTAATACCAAGTTGAAGATTGAACATTTAGATGAAATGCCTGAGTGAAAAAGTATTCAGCAGgccatatatttatattgtatttatattgATCCACAAGACAATGACTTCAAGGGTAATAACGAGCAGTAGATATAATTCTCCACTGATGCATAAATCTGAGCAATCGTGTATCCTAGAATTAAAATGCCAGATATTACACTGTTTTCAACAAGGAGGAATGGAGAACTTGATACATTGACCAAATTCACTTCAAAACATGCTAGAGGATTGAGTCTCTTATATAAAACCAACGTAttccctcttcattcatatgtcAACCCCGAACAGTGTTGTGTCGTtgtaaataacaaattattaggATAAAAGTATTCTTAATATTCCAcagtaattagaaaaaataatatcttaagaattttcaacatatatttattttccttaataAGATTTTGGTTATTACCAATAGAGATGATGAGAATGTAATTGGtatgattgattttaatataataattcttTATGATCTCTTACATTGTTCAACTTGGCATTGGAGCCAACCCTAACAAGGCTTGTTAAGCCTATTAAGCCATCTGCTATCAGGCCTGTGGGACCACCTACGAAAATTTAGTTCCATGTTTGAGATGTTCAGTCtatctaaaagaaaaagtgtAGAATTTCAAATCTCGTGATGTTTAGGACAATGACAAGGCTCTAAAAACACTTTAATAGCAATGCTTAAAACTTACCTAATGATAGAATATAAAGTTTACTCTAGTAATACAGAAAATTCTGAAAATGGTATCATCAGAAGTGTCATAAGGACACAAACAAAACACCCTATTGGTGTTCACAAAGCCCTAGTAGCtgaaataaactttattttgaaGTCCTGATTCAGAGTTAACCAGTATTAATGGAGATAGCCTTGCAAATCTTTGCAAGGGTGAAAAACACCTTCAacacaaagaagaaaacattttttatatctccAAAAACGAGATTGTTGATAGCCATCaacatttcaaataaaaacaaaacagcCGGCATAGCTAACGACATTCTTAGTTGCTACCCTACCAATCAAGACACACTACTCGTAGCAGGTGTTAGTGTCACATATTACGTGACAAAAACGAACATAATCCAATGACTGTTCCAAACAGGCTTCTATGCAAGAAGCCACGGCCCACAGTGATTCAACTTGGTGGAGGGCAACTTTGCTATTATCATTCATGTGGTGAGTTATGTTTCCCCaaagttgataaaaatatataacttgaactatgtaagaaaaatatataattagagtGCCATGTTCTAGTGAACAAGGTGGTATGAAGGACTTTGAATGAATATCATACTTGATGATCTTAAAATAAGAGTTGACATCCCTATGCAGTTGTGCTGTGATAACAAGTCAGATATAATCATTGACCATGATCCAATTCAACGTGATAGGCATTACATCAAAGATTATCTTAATAGAGAGACCTAGTGGTTACAACTCATGTCCCTACATGATTTTAGATAACAGACATTTTCACTAAAGGGCTTAAGGAAGATTCCAAGATGTAGACAAGTCATTTACCAACCTGAGCAGGAGTGCTATGAATGGCAGAttatcaagataaaaaaatatcttcacaATTTTCCCATTCATTTCagcattttttttccctttttttaaagattttggtTATTACAAATAGAGATGATGAGAATGCAAGTTGTCATGCTCTTCCAATGTCCACAAGTCCTAAGCTCCTACAATATTATCTGAGTTGGTATGCTGCAATGAATTCCATTTCTAATAATAATGTTTGAACTGTAGAGGATATCTAAAATGAAATTACACATCTTTCACGTGCAATACTATATAGCTACAGTTAAAACTCAATCACACAACACAATTAACAAGTTATCCAACAACTCTCTTAACTGAATGTTTCAATATTGATACTaccaattctttttttttttttttaaataggaaaGGCTAGCAGATGACAACTTAAGTGTAACACTAAATTGATAGTAGGCGTCGGAAATAAGGTGATGATGAAAGacaaatattca
This DNA window, taken from Vigna radiata var. radiata cultivar VC1973A chromosome 5, Vradiata_ver6, whole genome shotgun sequence, encodes the following:
- the LOC106761303 gene encoding early nodulin-like protein 3 yields the protein MLCYAMLSSNTQRLVSLFFFTLNTTLLSLLHTPTRASESKKGKISSVLKKEKTMASSSRAVSASLLFFFLLLGSSAAKELLVGGKIDAWKIPSSEVDSLNQWAEKSRFRVGDYLVWKFESGKDSVLEVTREEYGNCSTSNPIKEYSDGNTKVMLERPGPFYFISGAKGHCEKGQKLVVVVISPKHTFRAISPAPSPAEFEAPAVAPTSTATTLQVAVLTSTLPVFAMTLMVTFF